A part of Anolis sagrei isolate rAnoSag1 chromosome 3, rAnoSag1.mat, whole genome shotgun sequence genomic DNA contains:
- the TM4SF4 gene encoding transmembrane 4 L6 family member 4: MCCGGCAKCLGFTLIPLTVLCTIANILLFFPGGTVQETDGISDEVLYSGGILGSGVLMVFPILVFAGLKNNDCCGCCGNEGCGKRFAMFTSVIFAALGVVGAGYCFIISAVALNRGPKCLITNPTNSSKTWSYPFVEGDYLSDHDLWKLCEAPESLVPWNLTLFSLLLIMSGAQMVLCAIQAVNGLLGTICGDCTCCGCCGGNGAV, encoded by the exons ATGTGTTGCGGAGGATGTGCAAAATGCCTTGGATTTACACTCATTCCTCTGACTGTGCTCTGTACTATTGCCAATATTTTGCTGTTTTTCCCGGGAGGAACAGTTCAAGAAACCGATGGTATTTCTGATGAAGTTTTGTATTCTGGAGGAATCCTGGGTTCTGGTGTTCTG ATGGTGTTTCCAATTTTGGTCTTTGCGGGTCTTAAGAATAATGATTGCTGTGGATGCTGTGGTAATGAAGGCTGTGGAAAGAGATTTGCA ATGTTTACATCTGTAATATTTGCAGCATTGGGCGTTGTGGGTGCTggatactgttttattatatctGCTGTTGCTCTGAACCGAGGACCAAAATGTCTCATTACCAACCCAACCAATAGCTCCAAGACGTGGAGTTATCCATTTGTAGAAGG GGACTACCTCAGTGACCATGACTTGTGGAAACTTTGTGAGGCTCCCGAATCCCTTGTGCCCTGGAATTTGACTCTTTTTTCTCTGTTGCTGATCATGAGTGGAGCTCAGATGGTACTCTGTGCAATTCAAGCTGTTAATGGACTCCTTGGAACAATTTGTGGTGACTGCACGTGTTGTGGATGCTGTGGG ggAAATGGCGCAGTGTAA